The following are from one region of the Mycolicibacterium diernhoferi genome:
- a CDS encoding MPT63 family protein — protein MNTTKIAAAFAAAAIAAAGAITAATAPTAIAEQQIAVNTTELGSQAKLIDGDVVQGWTVTGLQVSTDTIPHAVQGTLWEATATDEALQGNATPIVSNFNARAADGQTYRALFGVATPQGVNPSTLAQGQQTSGKIYFDVTGAAPDSVVYATNANDLIVWLTPPPAPSTGSAVGETRSYQEPAAETAETTTTEAPETPAAPAGAEATAPEPTAVPAGSQGTPLPEGAPETAPVPAGSQGTPLPEGEPGTTPAGIQEAPAAAAAPAEGTAHGPEAAPAAEAAPAEAGSQGTPLPEGAAPTTTPVVAPPA, from the coding sequence GTGAATACCACCAAGATCGCGGCCGCGTTTGCGGCCGCGGCCATTGCCGCCGCGGGGGCGATCACCGCGGCCACCGCACCGACGGCGATTGCCGAACAACAGATCGCCGTGAACACCACCGAGCTCGGCAGCCAGGCCAAGCTCATCGACGGCGACGTCGTCCAGGGCTGGACGGTGACGGGGCTGCAGGTCAGCACCGACACCATCCCCCACGCGGTGCAGGGCACCCTGTGGGAGGCCACCGCCACCGATGAGGCCCTGCAGGGCAACGCCACCCCGATCGTGTCCAACTTCAACGCGCGGGCCGCCGACGGCCAGACCTACCGCGCGCTGTTCGGTGTCGCGACCCCCCAGGGCGTGAATCCGTCCACCCTGGCGCAGGGGCAGCAGACCAGCGGCAAGATCTACTTCGATGTCACCGGTGCCGCGCCGGACAGCGTCGTCTACGCCACCAACGCCAACGATCTGATCGTCTGGCTCACCCCGCCGCCCGCACCGAGCACCGGATCGGCGGTCGGCGAAACCCGCAGCTACCAGGAGCCGGCCGCCGAGACAGCGGAGACCACGACCACCGAAGCTCCCGAGACGCCGGCCGCCCCCGCCGGGGCCGAGGCGACCGCCCCGGAACCGACCGCGGTGCCCGCCGGTAGCCAGGGCACTCCGCTGCCCGAGGGTGCCCCCGAGACGGCCCCGGTCCCGGCCGGAAGCCAGGGCACCCCGCTGCCCGAGGGCGAGCCCGGCACGACCCCGGCCGGCATCCAGGAGGCTCCGGCCGCGGCGGCCGCTCCGGCCGAAGGCACCGCCCACGGACCGGAGGCGGCCCCGGCTGCGGAGGCCGCACCGGCCGAGGCCGGTAGCCAGGGCACCCCGCTGCCCGAGGGCGCGGCACCGACCACCACCCCGGTCGTCGCGCCGCCGGCGTAA
- a CDS encoding Ppx/GppA phosphatase family protein: MTVGAIDCGTNSIRLLIAEPTPDGLRDVHREMRIVRLGQGVDATGEFAPEALARTEAALSDYVDLMHGHGVDKVRMVATSAARDAGNRDEFFAMTARLLGTVSAGAVAEVITGTEEAELSFRGAVGELDSAAAPFVVVDLGGGSTELVLGGGPGHPGVTASFSADIGCVRLKERCLHSDPPTETEIAAARAVVRERLAEALQAVPVDGAHTWVGVAGTFTTLAALAHRLPVYDPAAIHLSRTAFSDLLPVCAELISMTGPERSALGPMHEGRADVIPGGAIIVEELARVMAQRAGLDELVVSEHDILDGIALSIT, encoded by the coding sequence GTGACCGTCGGCGCCATCGACTGCGGTACCAATTCCATCCGGTTGCTCATCGCCGAACCCACCCCGGACGGACTGCGCGACGTGCACCGCGAGATGCGCATCGTGCGGCTCGGCCAGGGCGTGGACGCGACCGGTGAGTTCGCGCCGGAAGCGTTGGCGCGCACCGAGGCTGCGCTGTCCGATTACGTCGACCTGATGCACGGACACGGGGTGGACAAGGTGCGCATGGTGGCCACCTCGGCGGCCCGTGACGCCGGCAACCGCGACGAGTTCTTCGCGATGACAGCCCGGCTGCTGGGCACGGTGTCGGCAGGCGCGGTGGCCGAGGTGATCACCGGTACCGAGGAAGCCGAACTGTCCTTCCGTGGAGCCGTCGGCGAACTGGATTCTGCCGCAGCGCCTTTCGTGGTGGTCGATCTCGGCGGGGGATCCACCGAGTTGGTGCTCGGCGGCGGGCCGGGGCACCCCGGGGTGACCGCCTCCTTCTCCGCCGACATCGGATGTGTGCGGCTCAAGGAGCGCTGCCTGCATTCGGACCCTCCGACCGAGACCGAGATCGCCGCCGCCCGTGCGGTCGTGCGTGAGCGGTTGGCCGAAGCGCTGCAGGCGGTGCCGGTGGACGGTGCGCACACCTGGGTCGGGGTGGCGGGCACCTTCACCACGCTGGCCGCGCTGGCGCACCGGCTGCCGGTCTACGATCCGGCCGCGATTCACCTGTCCCGTACTGCCTTCAGCGATCTGCTGCCGGTGTGCGCGGAGTTGATCTCGATGACCGGACCGGAGCGCTCGGCGCTCGGGCCCATGCACGAGGGGCGTGCGGACGTCATCCCGGGTGGGGCGATCATCGTGGAGGAACTTGCCCGGGTGATGGCGCAGCGGGCCGGCCTGGACGAACTCGTGGTCAGTGAGCACGACATCCTGGACGGTATTGCACTGTCCATCACCTAG
- a CDS encoding DUF501 domain-containing protein, with product MVEPEDLDAVARQLGREPRGVLEIAYRCPNGEPAVVKTAPKLPDGTPFPTLYYLTHPALTAAASRLESSGLMREMTERLAQDPELAAAYLRAHESFLAERDAIEPLGTTFTGGGMPDRVKCLHVVIAHSLAKGPGVNPFGDEALAVLAAEPGMVGILDPEVWT from the coding sequence GTGGTTGAGCCGGAGGACCTGGACGCCGTCGCCCGCCAACTCGGGCGTGAACCGCGCGGCGTCCTGGAGATCGCGTACCGGTGCCCCAACGGCGAGCCCGCCGTGGTGAAGACCGCGCCGAAGCTGCCAGACGGCACCCCGTTCCCGACGCTGTACTACCTGACCCACCCGGCGCTGACCGCCGCGGCGAGCCGGCTGGAGTCCTCGGGACTGATGCGGGAGATGACCGAACGGCTGGCGCAGGATCCGGAACTGGCCGCCGCCTATCTGCGCGCCCATGAGTCCTTCCTGGCCGAGCGGGACGCCATCGAACCGCTGGGCACCACCTTCACCGGTGGCGGCATGCCGGACCGGGTGAAATGCCTGCACGTGGTGATCGCGCACTCGCTGGCCAAGGGGCCGGGGGTGAACCCGTTCGGTGACGAGGCACTCGCGGTGTTGGCGGCCGAGCCCGGGATGGTCGGCATCCTGGACCCCGAGGTGTGGACGTGA
- a CDS encoding FtsB family cell division protein translates to MPDAKRPDPRRRGPAPRPGKAGAAGRPRGASTRREPRAIESREGKQARESAKAAETGAEDSGPDTVAAAIRRSVTEASEQHADQRFGSAARRAAILAAVVCVLTLTIAGPVRTYFAQRTEMNQLKMVEAQLRSQIADLEQQKIKLADPVFIAAQARERLGFVMPGDIPYQVQLPPGAAAEPEAGPQAPTAVSTDPWYTSLWHTIADAPHPRSPVIPPAPDAPPPPAPPTPPAGG, encoded by the coding sequence ATGCCCGACGCGAAACGGCCCGATCCGCGCCGCCGCGGCCCTGCCCCCAGGCCGGGCAAGGCGGGCGCGGCGGGCCGTCCGCGGGGTGCGTCGACGCGCCGCGAGCCCCGGGCGATCGAGAGCCGAGAGGGTAAACAGGCCCGCGAGTCCGCCAAGGCGGCCGAGACCGGCGCCGAGGATTCCGGACCGGACACCGTCGCCGCGGCGATCCGCAGGTCGGTCACCGAAGCGAGCGAACAGCACGCCGATCAGCGGTTCGGGTCGGCGGCCCGGCGGGCGGCGATCCTGGCCGCGGTGGTGTGCGTCCTGACGTTGACCATCGCCGGCCCGGTGCGCACCTACTTCGCCCAGCGAACCGAGATGAATCAGTTGAAAATGGTTGAAGCACAACTGCGTTCGCAGATCGCCGATCTGGAGCAGCAGAAGATCAAGCTGGCCGACCCGGTGTTCATCGCCGCCCAGGCCCGGGAACGGCTGGGCTTCGTGATGCCCGGCGACATCCCGTATCAGGTGCAGCTGCCGCCGGGGGCCGCCGCCGAACCGGAGGCCGGTCCGCAAGCACCCACGGCCGTCTCCACCGACCCGTGGTACACCTCGTTGTGGCACACCATCGCCGATGCCCCGCACCCGCGTTCTCCTGTCATCCCGCCCGCGCCGGATGCTCCGCCCCCGCCCGCCCCGCCGACCCCGCCCGCCGGTGGTTGA
- the eno gene encoding phosphopyruvate hydratase, with protein MPIIEQVGAREILDSRGNPTVEVEVALIDGTIARAAVPSGASTGEHEAVELRDGGTRYGGKGVEKAVEAVLDEIAPAVIGQSADDQRLVDQALLDLDGTPDKSRLGANAILGVSLAVAKAAADSAGLPLFRYLGGPNAHILPVPMMNIINGGAHADTGVDVQEFMIAPIGAPTFKESLRWGAEVYHSLKAVLKKQGLSTGLGDEGGFAPDLPGTTAALDLIGTAIEAAGFKVGTDIALALDVAATEFHTKGTGYAFENETRTAEQMAEFYAGLLDAYPLVSIEDPLDEDDWDGWVALTAAIGDRVQLVGDDLFVTNPERLEEGIDKGAANALLVKVNQIGTLTETLDAVALAHNSGYRTMMSHRSGETEDTTIADLAVAVGSGQIKTGAPARSERVAKYNQLLRIEEALGDAARYAGDLAFPRYAVESK; from the coding sequence GTGCCCATCATCGAACAGGTCGGAGCCCGCGAGATCCTCGATTCTCGTGGTAACCCGACAGTTGAGGTCGAGGTGGCCCTGATCGACGGAACGATCGCCCGGGCCGCGGTGCCCTCGGGCGCGTCGACCGGCGAGCACGAGGCCGTCGAACTGCGTGACGGCGGTACCCGGTACGGCGGCAAGGGCGTCGAGAAGGCCGTGGAGGCGGTTCTCGACGAGATCGCGCCCGCGGTCATCGGCCAGTCCGCCGACGACCAGCGGCTCGTCGACCAGGCTCTGCTGGACCTGGACGGCACCCCGGACAAGTCCCGGCTGGGCGCCAACGCGATCCTGGGCGTCTCGCTCGCGGTCGCCAAGGCCGCCGCCGACAGTGCCGGGCTGCCCCTGTTCCGTTACCTGGGTGGACCCAACGCCCACATCCTGCCGGTGCCGATGATGAACATCATCAACGGCGGCGCGCATGCCGACACCGGTGTCGACGTCCAGGAGTTCATGATCGCGCCGATCGGTGCGCCGACGTTCAAGGAGTCGCTGCGCTGGGGTGCGGAGGTCTACCACTCGCTGAAGGCGGTGCTCAAGAAGCAGGGTCTGTCCACCGGCCTCGGTGATGAGGGCGGCTTCGCCCCGGACCTGCCGGGCACCACGGCCGCACTCGATCTGATCGGCACCGCCATCGAGGCGGCCGGCTTCAAGGTCGGCACCGATATCGCCCTGGCGCTGGATGTGGCGGCCACCGAGTTCCACACCAAGGGAACCGGTTACGCGTTCGAGAACGAGACCCGCACCGCCGAGCAGATGGCCGAGTTCTACGCCGGCCTGCTCGACGCCTACCCGCTGGTCTCCATCGAGGATCCGCTGGATGAGGACGACTGGGATGGCTGGGTCGCGCTGACCGCCGCCATCGGTGACCGGGTGCAGCTCGTCGGCGACGATCTGTTCGTCACCAACCCGGAGCGCCTGGAGGAGGGCATCGACAAGGGTGCCGCCAACGCGCTGCTGGTGAAGGTCAACCAGATCGGCACGCTGACCGAGACGCTGGACGCCGTGGCGCTGGCGCACAACAGCGGTTACCGCACCATGATGAGCCACCGCTCCGGTGAGACCGAGGACACCACCATCGCCGACCTGGCGGTGGCGGTGGGCAGCGGCCAGATCAAGACCGGTGCGCCGGCCCGCAGCGAGCGGGTGGCCAAGTACAACCAGCTGCTGCGCATCGAGGAGGCCCTCGGCGACGCCGCCCGGTACGCCGGTGACCTGGCCTTCCCGCGGTACGCGGTGGAGAGCAAGTAG
- a CDS encoding lytic transglycosylase domain-containing protein, whose translation MRARWLRVTAVVVATLLLLASSCSWQTGNPIPEGVPPPAGAPVPEIDTNATGRPADALSEWAADLSPVVGIPAKALEAYAYAARVAQVVNPKCNLAWTTLAGIGMIESHHGTYHGSAIAANGDITPLIRGVQLDGTRGNMEILDTDNGELDGDAQLDRAMGPMQFIPETWRLYGVDANNDGEISPDNFDDAALSAAGYLCWRGKDLSTPKGWMQALRAYNLSNQYARNVRDWATAYAEGRPR comes from the coding sequence ATGCGGGCCCGCTGGCTGCGAGTGACCGCCGTCGTGGTCGCCACGCTGCTCCTGCTGGCGTCCAGCTGTTCCTGGCAGACCGGCAATCCGATCCCCGAAGGGGTGCCGCCTCCGGCGGGCGCCCCGGTCCCCGAGATCGACACCAACGCCACCGGCCGGCCCGCCGATGCGCTCAGCGAGTGGGCCGCCGACCTGTCCCCGGTGGTCGGGATCCCGGCCAAGGCGCTGGAGGCCTATGCCTACGCCGCCCGGGTGGCCCAGGTCGTCAACCCGAAGTGCAACCTGGCCTGGACGACGCTGGCCGGTATCGGGATGATCGAGAGCCACCACGGCACCTATCACGGCTCCGCCATCGCCGCCAACGGCGACATCACACCGCTGATCCGCGGCGTGCAGCTCGACGGCACCCGCGGCAACATGGAGATCCTCGACACCGACAACGGCGAACTGGACGGTGACGCGCAGCTGGACCGGGCGATGGGCCCCATGCAGTTCATCCCGGAGACCTGGCGGCTGTACGGGGTGGACGCCAACAACGACGGCGAGATCAGCCCGGACAACTTCGACGACGCCGCGCTGTCGGCGGCGGGCTATCTATGCTGGCGGGGCAAGGACCTGTCCACGCCGAAGGGCTGGATGCAAGCTTTACGCGCCTACAACCTGTCCAATCAGTACGCACGCAACGTCCGGGACTGGGCCACTGCCTACGCCGAGGGACGCCCGCGGTAG
- a CDS encoding EfeM/EfeO family lipoprotein: MKRHFAWQIPVVAAALALSGCSGSGSDGESDTATATTTSGASATTSAAAAANPLTEKAAVEYKAYATAQIDRLVADVKVFTDAVRAGDLQAAQDAYAPSRAPWERIEPLAGLVEEIDGKIDARVDDFAGVDDPAFTGWHRLEYLLFEKNTTEGGAQFADQLDADVAALKEQFPAVEVKPVDVSTGAAELIEEVSEGKITGEEDRYAKTDLWDFDANLQGARDAVNKLSPALVEADPALLGKIEAGINSVFETLGPLRRGDGWVLFCTENDPYPSARCPQVTVTPQVIDTLKAQLAGLSENLSQVSGVLKLQ, translated from the coding sequence ATGAAACGGCATTTCGCCTGGCAGATCCCGGTTGTCGCAGCAGCACTCGCTCTCAGCGGATGTTCGGGCAGTGGCTCCGACGGCGAGTCGGACACCGCAACCGCCACGACGACCTCGGGCGCGTCGGCCACCACCTCGGCGGCCGCGGCGGCCAACCCGCTGACCGAGAAGGCGGCCGTCGAATACAAGGCCTACGCCACCGCCCAGATCGACCGCCTCGTCGCCGACGTCAAGGTGTTCACCGACGCCGTCCGGGCCGGCGATCTGCAGGCCGCCCAGGACGCCTACGCACCGTCACGCGCGCCGTGGGAACGCATCGAACCGCTCGCCGGGCTGGTCGAGGAGATCGACGGCAAGATCGACGCCCGCGTCGACGATTTCGCCGGCGTCGACGACCCGGCATTCACCGGCTGGCACCGCCTGGAGTACCTGCTGTTCGAGAAGAACACCACCGAGGGCGGCGCGCAGTTCGCCGATCAGCTCGACGCCGACGTCGCCGCGCTCAAGGAACAGTTCCCCGCGGTCGAGGTGAAGCCGGTCGACGTGTCGACCGGTGCGGCCGAACTGATCGAAGAGGTCTCCGAGGGCAAGATCACCGGTGAAGAGGACCGCTACGCCAAGACCGACCTGTGGGACTTCGACGCGAACCTGCAGGGTGCCCGTGATGCGGTCAACAAGCTGAGCCCCGCGTTGGTGGAGGCCGATCCGGCGCTCCTGGGCAAGATCGAGGCCGGCATCAACTCGGTGTTCGAGACCCTGGGCCCGCTGCGCCGCGGCGACGGCTGGGTGCTGTTCTGCACCGAGAACGACCCGTACCCGTCCGCGCGCTGCCCGCAGGTGACCGTCACACCCCAGGTGATCGACACCCTCAAGGCCCAGCTGGCGGGGCTGTCGGAGAACCTGTCGCAGGTCTCGGGAGTACTGAAGCTGCAGTGA
- a CDS encoding Dyp-type peroxidase produces MSRGISRRGFVAGALSAGAAVGAGAVAGCSPEPQVPQPTERFIDFEGAHQPGITALPIPEQGLVASFNVHARNRAELASTLRELTDEIRGLMAGKPPETRDPAYPPVDSGILGEKPPADNLSIVVGVGASLFDDRFGLADRKPRELITMPFLANDRLDPKLSHGDISVIFEAGHNDTMQFALRQLMRRTRSDLVLRWMIDGYARGIGAGAVSEAATPRNLLGFKDGTSNLDVSDDALLDRHVWVGPDDDEPDWTVGGTYQAVRIIRNFVEFWDRTQLVEQEALIGRAKVSGAPLGMAGEFDEPDFAADPDGQRIKLNAHIRLANPRTPESEQNRILRRGFNYSRGFDGAGRLDQGLAFISYQRSLQKGFLAVQARLKGEPLEEYIMPVGGGFFFVLPGVMGHDRFLGDELVD; encoded by the coding sequence ATGAGCCGTGGCATTTCCCGGCGCGGATTCGTCGCCGGGGCGTTGAGCGCCGGGGCAGCAGTCGGAGCGGGAGCGGTGGCGGGCTGCAGCCCCGAGCCGCAGGTTCCACAGCCGACCGAACGATTCATCGACTTCGAGGGTGCGCACCAGCCCGGGATCACCGCGCTGCCGATCCCCGAACAGGGCCTGGTCGCGTCGTTCAACGTGCACGCCAGGAACCGCGCCGAACTCGCCTCGACGCTGCGCGAACTCACCGACGAGATCCGCGGGCTGATGGCCGGCAAACCGCCGGAGACCCGCGACCCGGCCTACCCGCCGGTGGACTCCGGGATCCTCGGCGAGAAGCCACCTGCGGACAACCTGTCCATCGTGGTCGGCGTCGGCGCCTCCCTGTTCGACGACCGGTTCGGGCTGGCCGACCGTAAGCCGCGCGAACTGATCACCATGCCGTTCCTGGCCAACGACCGCCTCGACCCCAAGCTGTCGCACGGAGACATCTCGGTCATCTTCGAGGCCGGCCACAACGACACCATGCAGTTCGCGCTGCGCCAGTTGATGCGGCGCACCCGCAGCGACCTGGTGCTGCGCTGGATGATCGACGGGTACGCCCGCGGCATCGGGGCGGGCGCCGTGTCGGAGGCGGCCACCCCGCGAAACCTGCTGGGGTTCAAGGACGGGACCTCCAACCTCGACGTCTCCGACGACGCCCTGCTCGACCGGCACGTCTGGGTGGGGCCCGATGACGACGAGCCGGACTGGACGGTGGGCGGGACGTATCAGGCCGTGCGCATCATCCGGAACTTCGTCGAGTTCTGGGACCGCACCCAGCTCGTCGAGCAGGAGGCACTGATCGGCCGCGCGAAGGTCAGCGGCGCCCCGCTCGGCATGGCCGGCGAGTTCGACGAACCGGATTTCGCCGCCGACCCCGACGGTCAGCGGATCAAACTCAACGCCCACATCCGGCTGGCCAACCCGCGCACCCCGGAGTCCGAACAGAACCGCATCCTGCGCCGCGGGTTCAACTACTCCCGCGGGTTCGACGGCGCCGGACGACTGGACCAGGGCCTGGCCTTCATCTCCTACCAGCGCAGTCTGCAGAAGGGCTTCCTGGCGGTGCAGGCCCGGCTCAAGGGTGAGCCGCTCGAGGAGTACATCATGCCGGTCGGCGGCGGGTTCTTCTTCGTGCTGCCCGGGGTGATGGGCCATGACCGGTTCCTCGGCGATGAGCTCGTGGACTGA
- a CDS encoding PepSY-associated TM helix domain-containing protein, which yields MSLPDDTIAPPPTDPHPPRRNWRPFVMRLHFYAGVLIAPFILIAAVTGGLYALAPSIERVVYGDILTVPAAERPLSLGDQITAAQNAFPQLSMTGLRPPAAPTESTRVYFADPALDDELQRAVFVDPYTGRVLGDETSWLGYLPVSTWLDGFHRHLNLGEPGRIYSELAASWLWVVALGGVALWLSRTAARRGRGRPGSRARTLNRHGATGVWLLAGLLFLSATGITWSTYAGAHVSDLRAAMQWQRPQLDTDPHSGHTGHAAPPASGASGVIDFEAVLRAAATAGVQAPLEVTLPAGPGQGVTVAEIDKAYRLTTNAASVDPVTNSVTGEIDYWRDYSGVAKLADWGIRGHMGLLFGLLNQLLLLGVAVALIGVIIGGYRMWWQRRPTRGSAWAVGRPPIRGGLRRLPPAAIGALVLAAVAVGWFLPLLGISLAAFVVLDLAIAAAKRRKERTDA from the coding sequence ATGTCCCTTCCCGATGACACCATCGCACCTCCACCCACCGATCCCCATCCCCCGCGGCGCAATTGGCGTCCGTTCGTGATGCGCCTGCACTTCTATGCCGGCGTGCTGATCGCACCGTTCATCCTGATCGCCGCGGTCACCGGCGGCCTGTACGCGCTGGCGCCGAGCATCGAACGCGTCGTCTACGGCGACATCCTGACCGTGCCGGCGGCCGAGCGGCCGCTGTCCCTCGGCGACCAGATCACCGCCGCGCAGAACGCGTTCCCGCAGCTGAGCATGACCGGGCTGCGACCGCCGGCGGCACCCACCGAGTCCACCCGGGTGTACTTCGCCGACCCGGCGCTCGACGACGAGCTGCAACGCGCGGTGTTCGTCGACCCGTACACCGGCCGGGTGCTGGGTGACGAGACCAGCTGGCTGGGTTACCTGCCGGTGAGCACCTGGCTCGACGGTTTCCACCGGCACCTGAACCTCGGCGAGCCGGGCCGGATCTACAGCGAACTCGCCGCATCCTGGCTGTGGGTGGTGGCCCTCGGCGGCGTGGCGTTGTGGCTGAGCAGGACGGCCGCCCGGCGTGGCCGCGGCCGCCCGGGCAGCCGGGCCCGCACCTTGAACCGGCACGGCGCCACCGGGGTTTGGCTGCTGGCCGGCCTGCTGTTCCTGTCGGCCACCGGCATCACCTGGTCGACCTACGCCGGGGCACACGTCAGCGATCTGCGGGCGGCGATGCAGTGGCAGCGTCCCCAACTCGACACCGACCCGCACTCCGGTCACACCGGTCACGCTGCGCCACCGGCTTCGGGCGCATCGGGGGTCATCGACTTCGAGGCCGTGCTGCGGGCCGCGGCGACGGCCGGGGTGCAGGCGCCGCTGGAGGTGACGCTGCCCGCCGGGCCCGGCCAGGGTGTCACGGTGGCCGAGATCGACAAGGCCTACCGGCTGACCACCAACGCCGCATCGGTCGATCCGGTCACAAACTCGGTGACCGGTGAGATCGACTACTGGCGTGACTATTCGGGCGTCGCCAAGCTCGCCGACTGGGGCATCCGGGGGCACATGGGCCTGCTGTTCGGGCTGCTCAACCAGCTGCTGCTGCTCGGTGTCGCCGTCGCACTGATCGGGGTGATCATCGGTGGCTACCGGATGTGGTGGCAGCGCCGCCCCACCCGCGGATCGGCGTGGGCGGTGGGTCGCCCACCCATACGCGGTGGGTTGAGACGGTTGCCCCCGGCCGCGATCGGTGCGCTGGTGCTCGCCGCGGTGGCGGTGGGCTGGTTCCTGCCGCTGCTGGGGATCTCGCTGGCCGCCTTCGTGGTCCTGGACCTCGCGATCGCCGCGGCCAAGCGACGCAAGGAGCGCACCGATGCGTAG
- a CDS encoding copper chaperone PCu(A)C, giving the protein MRRVLILLAVLVLSACGSPADQQMAESVSIHDQWASAGDGQMAAVFGTLVNDGPREARIVSGSSPAAGMVEVHEVAGATGAKTMRPKAGGLVLPAGGSHDLVPGGDHLMLMDLTAPLSAGADIELTLQFEDGSTLPVTVQVRDFAGAGENYQPHG; this is encoded by the coding sequence ATGCGTAGAGTGCTGATACTCCTTGCCGTGCTGGTACTTTCGGCGTGCGGCTCCCCCGCCGACCAGCAAATGGCCGAGTCGGTGTCCATCCACGACCAGTGGGCCTCGGCCGGTGACGGGCAGATGGCCGCGGTGTTCGGCACGCTGGTCAACGACGGCCCGCGCGAGGCCCGCATCGTGTCCGGCAGCTCCCCGGCGGCCGGCATGGTCGAGGTGCACGAGGTGGCCGGGGCGACCGGCGCGAAGACGATGCGCCCCAAGGCCGGTGGGCTGGTGCTGCCGGCCGGCGGCAGCCACGACCTGGTGCCCGGCGGGGACCATCTGATGCTGATGGATCTCACGGCGCCGCTGTCCGCGGGGGCCGACATCGAGTTGACGCTCCAGTTCGAGGACGGCTCCACGCTGCCGGTCACCGTGCAGGTGCGCGACTTCGCCGGGGCCGGCGAGAACTATCAGCCCCATGGTTGA
- a CDS encoding Dyp-type peroxidase, producing MVDVNRRRLLTGGAAALAAGAAVTQCGAAQSATPAGFGHTVEPYYGEHQGGIATPAQAHALFVALDLVPEGGRGARETLAAVLKLWSADAARLTQGRPALADTEPELAHRPARLTVSVGLGPALFERIGLAHRRPPTAIDMPAFRTDRLDRRFCGGDVLLQICADDPMVVAHTARVLLKNVRAMTVQRWRQSGFRTAHGADGSGATMRNLMGQVDGTSNLRTAAEFDRFVWDDGAGQPWFAGGTILVVRRIRAEMDTWDELDRASKEFAMGRRLDTGAPLTGTRESDPPDLQAQVNGIPVIPPNSHIALARPVHEGERFLRRPYNYDDPPAAGATTDSGLIFASYQRDPARQFVPVQQRLAGADAMNPWITTVGSATFAMLPGVAEGGWLGQGLFG from the coding sequence ATGGTTGACGTGAACCGGCGGCGCCTCCTGACCGGGGGCGCCGCCGCGCTGGCCGCCGGGGCGGCCGTCACCCAGTGTGGTGCCGCCCAGTCCGCGACCCCGGCCGGTTTCGGCCACACGGTCGAACCGTATTACGGGGAGCATCAGGGCGGGATCGCCACACCCGCACAGGCCCACGCCCTGTTCGTGGCACTCGACCTGGTCCCGGAGGGCGGCCGCGGCGCCCGGGAGACGCTCGCCGCGGTGCTCAAGCTGTGGTCGGCCGATGCGGCCCGGCTCACCCAGGGCCGCCCGGCACTGGCCGACACCGAACCCGAACTGGCACACCGTCCGGCCCGGCTGACCGTGAGTGTCGGGCTCGGGCCGGCGCTGTTCGAGCGGATCGGGCTCGCGCACCGGCGCCCGCCCACGGCGATCGATATGCCCGCGTTCCGCACCGACCGGCTGGACCGGCGCTTCTGCGGGGGCGATGTGCTGCTGCAGATCTGCGCCGACGACCCGATGGTCGTGGCGCACACCGCCCGGGTGTTGCTCAAGAACGTGCGGGCGATGACCGTACAACGCTGGCGGCAGAGCGGTTTCCGCACCGCGCACGGAGCCGACGGGTCCGGGGCGACGATGCGCAACCTGATGGGTCAGGTGGACGGCACCTCGAATCTGCGCACCGCGGCCGAGTTCGACCGCTTCGTCTGGGATGACGGGGCCGGGCAGCCGTGGTTCGCCGGCGGCACCATCCTGGTGGTGCGCAGGATCCGCGCCGAGATGGACACCTGGGACGAACTCGACCGGGCGAGCAAGGAATTCGCGATGGGCCGGCGCCTGGACACCGGTGCGCCGTTGACCGGGACCCGTGAATCCGACCCGCCGGATCTGCAGGCGCAGGTCAACGGGATACCGGTCATCCCGCCGAATTCGCATATCGCGCTGGCCCGTCCGGTGCACGAGGGCGAGCGGTTCCTGCGCCGGCCGTACAACTACGACGATCCGCCGGCGGCCGGGGCGACCACCGACAGTGGGTTGATCTTCGCGAGCTACCAGCGTGACCCGGCCCGCCAGTTCGTCCCGGTGCAGCAGCGGCTGGCCGGAGCCGATGCGATGAACCCGTGGATCACCACCGTCGGGTCGGCGACGTTCGCGATGCTGCCCGGCGTCGCCGAGGGCGGCTGGCTGGGGCAGGGACTGTTCGGCTAG